A region of Buchnera aphidicola (Nurudea yanoniella) DNA encodes the following proteins:
- the serC gene encoding 3-phosphoserine/phosphohydroxythreonine transaminase translates to MEKNTVYNFSAGPSMLPKEVLKVIQLEFGNWKHHGKSIIEISHRSKEFLLILERLEFNLRNLLNIPKHYQVLFCHGGARGQFSAIPMNLLGNNKYADYAHSGYWSYKALEESKKYCVPNIINIKNKINCKDYIFPMNDWEINSKNAYLHYCPNETIEGIAIHEEPNFNDNIIVVGDFSSTLFSRVINIEKYGVIYASAQKNIGPSGVTIVIIHQDLLGKSKDICPSILNYTTMSQNNSMFNTPTTFSLYVSDLVLKWIKKLGGLKTMEKLNKKKAMLLYNMIDSTNFYINNISNRNRSYMNVVFKIRDEHLHSLFLEKSYNFGLHFLKGHSAIGGLRASIYNSMPVAGVNKLIKFMKIFEEKYK, encoded by the coding sequence ATGGAAAAAAATACAGTTTATAACTTTAGTGCAGGTCCTTCCATGTTGCCAAAAGAAGTATTAAAAGTAATACAATTAGAATTCGGAAATTGGAAACATCATGGAAAATCAATAATAGAAATTAGCCATAGATCTAAAGAATTTTTGTTAATTTTAGAAAGATTAGAATTTAATCTGCGCAATTTATTAAATATTCCAAAACATTATCAAGTATTGTTTTGCCATGGCGGGGCGAGAGGACAATTTTCTGCTATTCCAATGAATCTGCTAGGAAATAATAAATATGCAGATTATGCTCATAGTGGATATTGGTCATATAAAGCATTAGAAGAAAGTAAAAAATATTGCGTTCCTAACATTATTAATATAAAAAACAAGATAAATTGCAAAGATTACATTTTTCCTATGAATGATTGGGAAATCAATTCTAAAAACGCATATCTTCATTATTGTCCTAATGAAACTATTGAAGGCATTGCTATACATGAAGAACCAAATTTTAATGATAATATTATTGTAGTAGGAGATTTTTCATCGACTCTATTTTCTCGAGTTATAAATATTGAAAAATATGGTGTTATTTATGCTAGTGCACAAAAAAATATAGGTCCATCTGGAGTTACTATAGTTATAATACATCAAGACTTATTAGGAAAATCTAAAGATATATGTCCTTCTATTTTAAATTATACAACAATGTCTCAAAACAATTCTATGTTTAATACACCCACTACATTTTCTTTATATGTGTCAGATTTAGTTTTAAAATGGATAAAAAAATTAGGTGGGTTAAAAACAATGGAAAAATTAAATAAAAAAAAGGCAATGTTATTATATAACATGATAGATAGTACTAATTTTTATATTAATAATATTTCCAATCGTAATCGTTCTTATATGAATGTTGTATTTAAGATTAGAGATGAACATCTTCATTCACTATTTTTAGAAAAATCTTATAATTTTGGATTGCATTTTTTGAAAGGCCATAGTGCTATTGGAGGTTTACGTGCATCTATTTACAATTCTATGCCTGTAGCGGGTGTAAATAAATTAATAAAATTTATGAAAATTTTTGAGGAAAAATATAAATAA
- the serS gene encoding serine--tRNA ligase: MLNIKLLRSDINRISQKLEQKSFFLDIKKFIHLEKRRKFLLKETENLQFKRNVISNLVRDQQKKNKNCSNLKNESRMISEKLLLVKKKLYDLLKDINLFLSHIPNIPDNSVPIGYNSKDNKEISNWGTIHNFSFKTKDHVELGNQLNGFDWKSSAKISGSRFAVMKGNIALLHRALGQFMMDIHTVQHKYLETYVPYLVFKDSLYGTGQLPKFSMDLFYTQDLSHTTNSSSYVLIPTAEVPLTNLFRNCILEEKQLPIMLVANTPCFRAESSSYGRDTKGLIRMHQFEKVEIVQIVHPNSSMEKLEELTSHAEKILMLLELPYRKVLLCSGDTSFSSAKTYDLEVWFPSKNSYCEVSSCSNMLDFQSRRIQAKFRSKSDHRNYFIHTINGSGLAIGRTLASILENYQQSDGRVKIPKILRDNYMRGLKFL, translated from the coding sequence ATGTTAAATATTAAACTATTACGCAGCGACATTAATCGTATTTCTCAAAAATTAGAACAAAAAAGTTTCTTTTTAGATATAAAAAAATTTATTCATCTAGAAAAAAGAAGAAAATTTTTATTAAAAGAAACTGAAAATTTGCAATTCAAGCGAAATGTTATTTCAAACCTTGTAAGAGATCAACAAAAAAAAAATAAAAATTGTTCTAACTTAAAAAACGAATCACGTATGATTTCTGAAAAATTGTTGTTAGTGAAAAAAAAATTATACGATTTATTAAAAGATATCAATTTATTTTTAAGTCATATTCCTAATATTCCTGATAATTCTGTTCCTATTGGATATAATAGTAAAGACAATAAAGAAATAAGTAACTGGGGAACTATTCATAATTTTTCTTTTAAAACAAAAGATCACGTCGAATTAGGAAATCAACTTAACGGTTTTGATTGGAAATCTTCTGCTAAAATATCGGGTTCTAGATTTGCTGTAATGAAAGGAAACATTGCTTTATTACATCGTGCATTAGGGCAATTCATGATGGATATACATACTGTACAACATAAATATTTAGAAACTTATGTTCCATATTTAGTTTTTAAAGATAGTTTATATGGAACGGGGCAACTCCCGAAATTTAGTATGGATTTATTTTATACTCAAGATTTATCTCATACTACTAACAGTAGTAGTTATGTCCTCATACCCACAGCAGAAGTTCCCTTAACTAACTTATTTCGAAATTGTATTTTAGAAGAAAAACAATTACCTATAATGCTAGTTGCTAATACTCCTTGTTTTCGTGCAGAATCTTCTTCATATGGACGTGATACTAAAGGTTTGATTAGAATGCATCAATTTGAAAAAGTTGAAATTGTTCAAATAGTTCATCCTAATAGTTCTATGGAAAAATTAGAAGAACTAACTTCTCATGCAGAAAAAATTTTAATGTTATTAGAATTACCATATAGAAAGGTATTATTATGTTCAGGTGATACAAGTTTTTCTTCTGCTAAAACTTATGATTTAGAAGTATGGTTTCCATCAAAAAATTCTTATTGTGAAGTATCATCTTGTTCGAATATGTTAGATTTTCAATCACGTCGTATACAAGCTAAATTTCGATCAAAATCGGATCATAGAAATTATTTCATACATACAATTAATGGATCAGGATTGGCAATTGGACGAACGTTAGCTTCAATTTTAGAAAATTATCAACAATCTGATGGGCGAGTCAAGATACCTAAAATTTTACGAGATAATTATATGAGAGGTTTAAAATTCTTATAA
- the trxB gene encoding thioredoxin-disulfide reductase has translation MNKNVVQHKKLIIIGSGPAGCTAAIYASRANLSPLLFTGANPGGQLINTNSIENWPGDPQVISGIKLMNRMENHVKLFNTTIISEAIIKVNFKKNPFELVSESHKKYTSDAIIIATGAQEKYLGLLSEKKFKGKGVSTCAICDGFFYKNKNVAVVGGGNSAIEAALYLSNIAQKVYLIHRKNSFRAEKILVERLLKKAKNNRIILYQESTVHDILGDKKGVTGINIICCKKIKKIQVSGIFITIGHKPNTKIFLNQLTMKNDYIVVESNLNGNFTQTSIPGIFAAGDVIDYTYKQAITAASSGCMAALDAEKFLGKIENFTSSHKH, from the coding sequence ATGAATAAAAATGTTGTTCAACACAAAAAATTGATTATTATTGGATCTGGGCCAGCAGGATGTACCGCAGCTATTTATGCATCTCGTGCTAATCTTTCGCCTTTATTATTTACAGGAGCGAATCCGGGAGGACAATTAATAAACACTAATTCAATTGAAAATTGGCCAGGAGATCCTCAAGTAATATCTGGAATAAAATTAATGAATAGAATGGAAAATCATGTAAAATTATTTAATACTACAATAATTTCTGAAGCAATTATAAAAGTAAACTTCAAAAAAAATCCTTTCGAATTAGTGAGTGAATCCCATAAAAAATATACTTCTGATGCAATTATAATTGCTACAGGAGCTCAAGAAAAATATTTAGGTTTATTATCAGAAAAAAAGTTTAAAGGAAAAGGTGTATCAACATGTGCTATTTGCGATGGATTTTTTTATAAAAATAAAAATGTTGCTGTTGTTGGAGGAGGAAATTCTGCTATTGAAGCGGCATTATACTTATCCAATATAGCACAAAAGGTATATTTAATTCATCGAAAAAATTCTTTTCGTGCTGAAAAAATATTAGTTGAAAGATTACTAAAAAAAGCAAAAAATAATCGTATTATTTTATATCAAGAAAGCACAGTACATGATATTTTAGGAGATAAAAAAGGTGTAACTGGAATTAATATTATATGTTGCAAAAAAATCAAAAAAATACAAGTATCAGGAATATTTATAACTATTGGGCATAAACCAAATACAAAAATTTTTTTAAATCAACTTACTATGAAAAATGATTATATAGTGGTTGAATCTAATTTGAATGGAAATTTTACACAAACTAGTATTCCTGGTATTTTCGCAGCAGGAGATGTTATAGATTATACTTATAAACAAGCAATTACCGCAGCTTCTAGTGGTTGTATGGCAGCATTAGACGCAGAAAAATTCCTTGGTAAAATAGAAAATTTCACTTCATCTCATAAGCATTAA
- the infA gene encoding translation initiation factor IF-1, producing MVKENNIEMQGTVIDTLPNTMFRVELDNKHVVIAHISGKMRKNYIRILTGDKVTLELTPYDLSKGRIIFRSR from the coding sequence ATGGTTAAAGAAAATAATATTGAAATGCAAGGAACAGTAATTGATACACTTCCTAATACTATGTTTCGTGTAGAATTAGATAATAAACATGTTGTAATCGCGCATATTTCTGGAAAAATGCGAAAAAATTATATTCGAATTTTAACAGGAGATAAAGTAACGTTAGAATTAACTCCTTATGACTTAAGTAAGGGAAGAATTATATTTAGAAGTAGATAA
- the aspS gene encoding aspartate--tRNA ligase yields MRTKYCGELNIKDINKIVVLCGWVNKIRNFGKMLFLDMRDREGIIQVFFHKSSKDLFKKAINLKNEYCIQIKGIVKKRDNNNKNLKLNTGEIEVLALELNIFNISQPLPLDLSYKNLDELRLKFRYLDLRRFKMTQNMIIRSKITNYIRLFMNKNKFLDIETPLLTRSTPEGARDYIVPSRIHKNKFYSLPQSPQLFKQLLMISGIDRYYQIAKCFRDEDLRSDRQPEFTQIDIEASFMKGEKIRKIVEKSIKFLWEKILKIDLRDFPVLTFHESMQIYGTDKPDLRNPLQLTNVTEISKIKENDLFSTFKFEKNDTIIALCIPGGSILENNQLNNYKKFIKNYSEKELFFIKVKNTQNQKNLVKNASHRNYLKELFKKTCAKNGDIIFLLLDSKNKVSHAMSELRIKIGNDLNITEKKIWKPVWIINFPLFVQDELKNYISMHHPFTAPKNIDDLMSKEKINHSLSHSYDLVINGYEVGSGSERIHDENTQRIIFDILKIGKNDQDKQFGFFLKALRFGTPPHAGIALGLDRIVMLLTFSNNIRDVIAFPKTTSAACLTTEAPNELII; encoded by the coding sequence ATGCGTACAAAATATTGCGGAGAATTAAACATCAAAGACATAAACAAAATAGTAGTACTCTGTGGATGGGTAAATAAAATTAGAAATTTTGGAAAAATGTTATTTTTAGATATGAGAGATAGAGAAGGTATAATACAAGTATTTTTTCATAAATCATCTAAGGATTTGTTTAAAAAAGCAATTAATTTGAAAAATGAATATTGTATTCAAATAAAAGGAATTGTAAAAAAACGAGATAATAATAATAAAAATCTCAAATTAAATACTGGAGAAATAGAAGTTTTAGCATTAGAATTAAATATTTTTAATATATCACAGCCATTACCGTTAGATCTTAGCTATAAAAATTTAGATGAATTACGATTAAAATTTCGTTATTTAGATTTAAGACGATTTAAAATGACTCAGAATATGATAATAAGGAGTAAAATTACTAATTACATTAGATTATTCATGAATAAAAATAAATTTTTAGACATTGAAACTCCTTTATTAACGAGGTCTACACCAGAAGGCGCTCGCGATTATATTGTTCCTAGTCGCATTCATAAAAACAAATTTTATTCTTTACCTCAATCTCCTCAACTATTTAAACAATTATTAATGATTTCTGGAATAGATAGATATTATCAAATTGCAAAATGTTTTCGAGACGAAGATCTTAGATCAGATCGACAACCAGAATTTACACAAATCGATATTGAAGCTTCATTTATGAAAGGGGAAAAAATACGAAAAATTGTTGAAAAATCAATAAAATTTTTGTGGGAAAAAATATTAAAAATCGATTTAAGAGATTTTCCGGTTTTAACTTTTCATGAATCTATGCAAATATACGGAACTGACAAACCTGATTTAAGAAATCCATTGCAACTTACAAATGTTACTGAAATTTCAAAAATAAAAGAAAATGATTTATTTTCCACATTTAAGTTTGAGAAGAATGATACAATAATTGCATTATGTATTCCTGGGGGATCCATTTTAGAAAATAATCAATTAAATAATTATAAAAAATTTATTAAGAATTACAGTGAAAAAGAATTATTTTTTATTAAAGTAAAAAATACACAAAACCAAAAAAACTTAGTTAAAAATGCATCACATAGAAATTACTTAAAAGAATTATTCAAAAAAACTTGTGCAAAAAATGGTGATATTATATTTTTGCTTTTAGATTCTAAAAATAAAGTTAGTCATGCTATGAGTGAATTAAGAATAAAAATTGGAAATGATTTAAATATCACAGAAAAAAAAATTTGGAAACCAGTATGGATTATTAATTTTCCATTATTTGTTCAAGATGAATTGAAAAATTATATTTCTATGCATCATCCATTTACTGCTCCTAAAAATATAGACGATTTGATGTCAAAAGAAAAAATAAATCATAGTTTGTCACATTCATACGATTTAGTGATTAATGGATATGAAGTAGGAAGTGGATCTGAAAGAATTCACGATGAAAACACCCAAAGAATTATTTTTGATATATTAAAAATTGGTAAAAATGATCAAGACAAACAATTTGGTTTTTTTTTAAAAGCGTTGCGTTTTGGAACTCCACCCCATGCTGGAATAGCGTTAGGACTAGACAGAATAGTTATGTTATTAACGTTTAGTAATAATATTAGAGATGTAATTGCTTTTCCAAAAACTACTTCTGCTGCATGTTTAACAACAGAAGCTCCCAACGAACTAATAATTTAA
- a CDS encoding iron chelate uptake ABC transporter family permease subunit, which produces MCELIFSGWLAGMFLTLISGPLGSFIIWRRMSSFGDTLSHSSLLGIAFSILFNIHPFYIVLLIILCFGMFIHWLDDNSSLSLDTILGIIGYSSLSLGMIIMSIVSDVKKAQFTNYLFGNLLEINNHDLILIFCISLSIFMILLKYWNLMLLVTINSDLAKVDGINIQRINFILIFLIALTISIAIKFIGSLIIISLLLIPSATAQSFSSSPEIMAFFSILIGMISLTGGVIFSMLFNIPISPSIALFSTSIFLVGYIIK; this is translated from the coding sequence ATGTGCGAATTAATTTTTTCTGGATGGTTAGCTGGTATGTTTTTGACTTTAATTTCTGGGCCTCTTGGATCGTTTATAATTTGGCGTCGTATGTCTTCATTTGGAGATACTTTGTCACATTCTTCACTGTTAGGTATTGCATTTTCTATTTTATTTAATATACATCCATTTTATATAGTTCTTTTAATAATTTTATGTTTTGGCATGTTTATACATTGGTTAGACGATAATTCGTCTTTGTCTTTAGATACTATTCTTGGAATTATCGGTTATAGTTCGTTATCTCTTGGAATGATAATTATGAGTATAGTATCTGATGTTAAAAAAGCACAATTTACGAATTATTTATTCGGGAATTTATTAGAAATAAATAATCATGATTTAATTCTTATATTTTGTATTTCTCTTTCTATTTTTATGATTTTATTAAAGTATTGGAATCTTATGCTTTTAGTCACTATTAATTCAGATCTTGCTAAAGTAGATGGAATTAACATTCAAAGAATCAATTTTATTTTAATTTTTTTAATTGCATTAACCATTAGTATTGCAATAAAATTTATAGGATCTTTAATTATTATATCATTATTACTAATTCCTTCAGCAACTGCACAAAGTTTTTCTTCTTCTCCTGAAATTATGGCTTTTTTTTCAATTTTAATAGGAATGATTTCGTTAACAGGTGGAGTAATATTTTCGATGTTATTTAATATTCCTATTAGTCCTTCTATTGCATTATTTTCAACTAGTATATTTTTAGTTGGATATATAATAAAATAA
- the znuC gene encoding zinc ABC transporter ATP-binding protein ZnuC, translating to MSLFVSVKNVSVKFNKVKILSNISLELKSNYILTLIGPNGAGKSTLVKVILKLLRPHKGEVLYNSSFRIGYMPQKLSFNTTLPITVNKFMNLSQCKEYPLKILERVNATHLQNVLLKNLSSGEMQKILLARALLNNPQLLVLDEPTQGIDVLGQTIFYKLINNIKRELNCSILIVSHNLNLVMFNTDEVICLNKHICCSGSPEVISKNSKFIAIFGHLEKNKLALYHHKHNHFHDF from the coding sequence ATGTCTTTATTTGTTTCTGTAAAAAATGTCTCAGTTAAATTTAATAAAGTAAAAATTCTGTCTAATATCTCATTAGAATTAAAATCAAATTATATTTTGACGTTGATAGGGCCTAATGGAGCAGGAAAATCTACCTTAGTTAAGGTGATATTAAAATTATTGCGTCCTCATAAAGGAGAAGTACTATACAATAGTAGTTTCCGCATTGGATATATGCCTCAAAAACTAAGTTTTAATACGACTCTTCCTATAACTGTAAATAAATTTATGAATCTTTCTCAATGCAAAGAATATCCCTTAAAAATATTAGAACGTGTAAATGCTACTCATTTACAAAATGTTTTATTAAAAAATTTGTCTAGTGGAGAAATGCAAAAAATACTATTAGCTCGTGCGTTATTAAACAATCCTCAGTTACTAGTTTTAGATGAACCTACTCAAGGAATTGATGTATTAGGTCAAACTATTTTTTATAAATTAATCAATAACATAAAAAGGGAACTAAACTGTTCTATTTTAATTGTGTCACATAATTTAAACTTGGTTATGTTTAATACTGACGAAGTTATTTGTCTTAACAAACATATTTGTTGTTCAGGATCTCCAGAAGTGATATCTAAAAATTCTAAGTTTATTGCTATTTTTGGACACTTAGAAAAAAATAAATTAGCTTTATATCATCATAAACATAATCATTTTCATGATTTTTAA
- a CDS encoding peptidoglycan DD-metalloendopeptidase family protein, translating into MNCNTKHNNIIKSKNKYENTVKKNKKDVYKNIIHKKSIKKFFLKEHYFPCSQKNNTSFIFLNNFFSLNKILKPLYSTNIFKKRNINFYKLSKNNIHYLISKNIFMHGTQKYCEYISIKGQLNTDFIKKSKNSGLDINEIKNIISIIKYQIHYHQLNFYNQFSILIKKNIFDEKIYKNKIIGLKIYNSSINYYGILAKNGKFYDQKGYSLMGVFLKFPVLKKYRISSNFNPNRLNPITKKISPHQGVDIAVPIGTPILSIGNGEIIKTKSSIAAGKYITIKHNVQYTSRYMHLKKILVKVGDIVKKGEKIGLSGNTGYSTGPHLHYEIWEKNKVVNPEKLIILEKLSEKDLKTYLQLSKKIFTFLKKL; encoded by the coding sequence ATGAATTGTAATACAAAACACAATAACATAATTAAATCTAAAAACAAATATGAAAATACAGTCAAAAAAAATAAAAAAGATGTTTATAAAAATATAATTCATAAAAAATCTATAAAAAAATTTTTTTTAAAAGAACATTATTTTCCATGTTCTCAAAAAAATAATACATCTTTTATCTTTTTAAACAATTTTTTTTCTTTAAATAAAATTTTAAAACCACTATATTCAACAAATATATTTAAAAAAAGAAATATAAATTTTTATAAATTATCAAAAAACAATATACATTATTTAATTAGTAAAAATATTTTTATGCATGGAACACAAAAATATTGCGAATACATAAGTATTAAAGGACAATTAAATACTGATTTCATAAAAAAATCTAAAAATTCTGGATTAGATATAAATGAAATTAAAAATATAATAAGTATTATCAAATATCAAATTCATTACCATCAATTAAACTTTTATAACCAATTTAGTATTCTAATTAAAAAGAATATTTTTGACGAAAAAATTTATAAAAATAAAATTATAGGATTAAAAATATATAATAGCTCTATTAATTATTATGGAATATTAGCAAAAAACGGAAAATTTTATGATCAAAAAGGATATAGCTTAATGGGAGTATTTCTTAAATTTCCAGTTTTAAAAAAATATCGAATTTCTTCAAATTTTAATCCAAATAGATTAAATCCAATAACAAAAAAAATTTCCCCACATCAAGGTGTAGATATAGCTGTACCAATAGGAACTCCCATACTTTCAATAGGAAATGGAGAAATTATAAAAACTAAATCTAGTATAGCTGCAGGAAAATACATTACCATCAAACATAACGTTCAATATACAAGTAGATATATGCATTTGAAAAAAATATTAGTAAAAGTAGGAGATATAGTAAAGAAAGGTGAAAAAATTGGATTATCCGGAAATACAGGCTATTCGACAGGCCCACATTTACATTATGAAATATGGGAAAAGAACAAAGTTGTCAATCCAGAAAAATTAATAATTTTAGAAAAATTGTCGGAAAAAGATCTTAAAACATATTTACAACTTTCAAAAAAAATATTTACTTTTCTTAAAAAACTTTAA
- the pyk gene encoding pyruvate kinase, whose amino-acid sequence MKNQFKRTKIVATLGPSTDNNTILENMIKSGVNVIRLNFSHGTQKEHELRAKNAKNIMKKLGVYIALLGDLQGPKIRISKFEKNKIFLNLNDTFILDVDFDKNKGNEKQVGVDYKKLSNDVSGGDILLLDDGRIQLKVTNIIGNKIFTQVIVGGMLSNNKGINKLGGGLSADTLTEKDKKDIKIASNIGVDYLAISFPRCSEDLNLARNLALESGSSAKIIAKIERAEAVANQSIIDDIILASDAIMVARGDLGIEIGDSELVGVQKILIRRARQLNRVVITATQMMESMIIHPMPTRAEVMDVANAVLDGSDAVMLSAETASGKYPIETIQMMSKICTGAEKMPSINVSRHRLNDKFYDIEEAIAMSAMYTANHLQGITAIITMTKSGKTALMTSRITSGLPIFALSSEIKTLRLTSLYRGVTPIFFNSKNSGVSAANDAIILLKEKGFLNDGNLVIITQGDVMGKIGTTNTSRILQV is encoded by the coding sequence ATAAAAAATCAGTTTAAACGAACTAAAATTGTTGCTACTTTGGGCCCTTCTACAGATAATAATACTATTCTTGAGAATATGATAAAATCTGGTGTTAACGTTATTAGGTTAAATTTTTCTCATGGTACTCAAAAAGAACATGAGCTTCGAGCTAAAAATGCCAAAAATATTATGAAAAAACTAGGAGTATACATTGCGTTACTAGGTGATTTACAAGGTCCTAAAATTCGAATTTCAAAATTTGAAAAAAATAAAATTTTCCTTAATTTAAACGATACATTCATATTGGACGTTGATTTCGATAAAAATAAAGGAAATGAAAAACAAGTAGGAGTAGATTACAAAAAATTATCAAATGATGTTTCTGGAGGCGATATTTTATTGTTAGATGATGGAAGAATTCAATTAAAAGTAACAAATATAATAGGTAATAAAATATTTACTCAAGTAATTGTAGGAGGAATGTTATCTAATAATAAAGGAATTAACAAGTTAGGGGGAGGGTTGTCAGCTGATACATTAACCGAAAAAGATAAAAAAGATATAAAAATTGCTTCTAATATTGGAGTAGATTATTTAGCAATTTCTTTTCCTCGTTGCAGCGAAGATTTAAATCTTGCACGTAATTTGGCTTTGGAATCTGGAAGTTCAGCTAAAATAATTGCAAAAATAGAACGTGCTGAAGCAGTAGCTAATCAAAGTATCATAGACGATATTATATTAGCATCGGATGCTATTATGGTAGCTAGAGGAGATTTAGGTATAGAAATAGGAGATTCTGAATTAGTTGGAGTTCAAAAAATTTTGATTAGACGTGCTAGACAATTGAATAGGGTTGTTATAACAGCAACACAAATGATGGAATCCATGATTATTCATCCTATGCCTACTAGAGCAGAAGTTATGGATGTTGCTAATGCTGTTTTGGATGGTAGTGATGCTGTAATGTTATCAGCAGAAACAGCTTCTGGAAAATATCCGATCGAAACAATTCAAATGATGTCTAAAATTTGTACAGGAGCTGAAAAGATGCCAAGTATAAACGTATCTCGTCATCGATTAAATGATAAATTTTATGATATTGAAGAAGCAATTGCTATGTCAGCTATGTATACAGCTAATCATTTACAAGGAATTACAGCAATTATTACTATGACAAAATCAGGAAAAACCGCTTTAATGACGTCTAGAATTACTTCAGGACTTCCTATTTTTGCTTTGTCTTCTGAGATTAAAACTTTAAGACTTACATCGTTGTATCGTGGAGTTACTCCAATATTTTTTAATAGCAAAAATTCAGGTGTATCTGCCGCTAATGATGCAATTATTTTATTAAAAGAAAAAGGGTTTTTAAATGATGGAAATTTAGTAATTATTACGCAAGGAGATGTTATGGGAAAAATTGGAACAACTAATACTAGCAGAATCTTACAAGTATAA